The Sphingobacterium bambusae genome includes a window with the following:
- a CDS encoding BrxA/BrxB family bacilliredoxin: MYPEYLVAPMRQELVDAGFQELKTVEEVDTAIPAEGTVFVVVNSVCGCAAANARPAARFAVENGKKPTKLVTVFAGMEKDAVDKARDYMLPYPPSSPAMALFKDGKLVHMIERHMIEGRPAQMIADNLIAAFDEYC; encoded by the coding sequence ATGTATCCAGAATATTTAGTAGCGCCAATGCGTCAAGAGTTAGTTGACGCGGGCTTCCAAGAATTAAAAACGGTGGAAGAGGTTGATACAGCAATCCCTGCCGAAGGAACAGTGTTCGTCGTTGTCAATTCCGTTTGCGGATGTGCGGCGGCAAATGCACGTCCAGCAGCTCGCTTTGCCGTTGAAAATGGCAAAAAGCCTACCAAATTGGTAACTGTATTTGCAGGAATGGAAAAAGACGCGGTAGATAAAGCGCGCGATTACATGTTGCCATACCCTCCATCTTCACCAGCAATGGCCTTGTTTAAGGACGGAAAATTGGTACACATGATTGAAAGACACATGATCGAAGGACGTCCGGCACAAATGATCGCCGACAACCTGATTGCAGCATTCGACGAATACTGCTAG
- the ahcY gene encoding adenosylhomocysteinase, which yields MSSIETTYVPYKVKDISLAEWGRKEIELAEAEMPGLMSLRKEFGAAKPLQGARIAGCLHMTIQTAVLIETLVELGADVSWSSCNIFSTQDHAAAAIAAAGIPVYAWKGMNEEEFNWCIEQTLFFGEERQPLNLILDDGGDLTNMVFDKYPELIEGIKGLSEETTTGVHRLYERMKNGTLHVPAINVNDSVTKSKFDNKYGCRESLVDAIRRATDLMLAGKVAVVAGYGDVGKGSAESLRSAGVRVIVTEIDPICALQAAMEGYEVKKMADAVKEANIVVTTTGNRDIVRPEHFKLMKDKTVVCNIGHFDNEIDVSWLNSNYGGSKVEIKPQVDKYTIDGKDIILLAEGRLVNLGCATGHPSFVMSNSFTNQTLAQLELWINTDQYGKEVYTLPKHLDEKVARLHLAHIGVELDTLTEEQASYIGVTVEGPYKPEAYRY from the coding sequence ATGTCTTCGATAGAAACTACGTATGTACCTTACAAAGTAAAAGATATCTCTTTGGCGGAGTGGGGTAGAAAAGAAATAGAACTGGCGGAAGCTGAAATGCCAGGATTGATGAGTCTTCGCAAGGAGTTTGGCGCAGCCAAGCCTTTGCAGGGCGCGCGCATTGCTGGATGTTTGCACATGACTATTCAAACGGCTGTATTGATAGAAACATTGGTGGAGCTTGGTGCAGACGTATCTTGGTCTTCTTGCAATATTTTCTCGACCCAAGATCATGCGGCGGCGGCGATCGCTGCAGCGGGCATTCCGGTGTATGCCTGGAAGGGAATGAATGAAGAGGAATTTAACTGGTGTATTGAGCAGACGTTGTTTTTCGGTGAAGAGCGTCAGCCCCTCAACCTGATTTTGGATGATGGTGGTGATCTAACTAATATGGTGTTCGATAAATATCCGGAATTGATCGAAGGGATCAAAGGATTGTCGGAGGAAACAACGACAGGTGTGCACCGTTTGTATGAGCGCATGAAAAATGGTACACTACATGTCCCAGCGATCAATGTCAACGACTCGGTTACCAAATCAAAGTTTGACAACAAATATGGTTGTCGCGAATCCTTGGTTGATGCAATCCGTCGTGCTACAGATTTGATGTTGGCCGGTAAGGTTGCCGTAGTTGCGGGGTATGGTGATGTTGGTAAGGGATCGGCGGAATCTTTGCGTTCGGCAGGTGTTCGTGTTATCGTGACGGAGATCGACCCTATCTGTGCGTTGCAAGCAGCAATGGAAGGCTATGAGGTTAAAAAGATGGCGGATGCGGTGAAGGAGGCTAACATTGTGGTTACCACAACAGGAAATAGAGATATTGTACGTCCGGAGCACTTCAAGTTGATGAAAGATAAAACAGTGGTTTGTAATATCGGTCACTTTGATAATGAAATCGATGTATCTTGGTTGAATAGTAACTATGGCGGAAGCAAAGTAGAAATTAAACCACAGGTAGACAAATATACCATCGACGGGAAAGATATCATCCTCTTGGCGGAAGGTCGTTTGGTAAACCTTGGATGTGCCACAGGACACCCTTCATTCGTGATGTCTAACTCCTTCACCAACCAAACATTGGCGCAACTGGAGCTGTGGATAAACACGGATCAATATGGTAAAGAAGTATATACTTTACCTAAACATTTGGACGAGAAGGTTGCGCGTTTGCACTTGGCGCATATCGGTGTTGAACTGGATACCTTGACGGAAGAACAAGCTTCGTATATCGGTGTTACCGTGGAAGGTCCTTACAAACCTGAAGCATACCGCTATTAG